The Thermodesulfobacteriota bacterium sequence AAGGGAATCCACTACGTGGACGTGGGGACAAGCGGCGGTGTCTGGGGCCTGGAACGCGGTTACTGCATGATGATTGGTGGCGAGCAGGAAGTTGTCAAGCATCTCGATTCAATTTTCGCAACCCTGGCGCCAGGGCTAGGCGACATACCGCGCACCCCGGGACGAGAGAAGGTCGGCGGCACCGCGGAGCAGGGTTATCTTCACTGCGGTCCGAACGGCGCTGGCCACTTTGTGAAGATGGTGCACAACGGCATCGAGTACGGCATCATGGCGGCCTACGCAGAGGGGCTGGGCATTCTTCGCGCCGCCAATGTGGGTAAGCAGAAGCATGAGATCGACGCCGAGACGACCCCATTGCGCGACCCCGAGCACTACCAGTACGACCTCAATCTACCTGACGTCGCGGAGGTGTGGCGCCGCGGTAGCGTGATCGCCTCGTGGCTGCTTGACCTGACGGCGACTGCTCTGCTTCAGGACCCGGATCTTTCGGGCTTCGCGGGGCGAGTCTCAGACTCCGGCGAGGGACGGTGGACGATCAAGGCCGCAATCGACGAGGCCGTGCCGGTGCCTGTTCTTGCCACGGCGCTCTATGAGCGATTCAGCTCGCGCGGCGAAGCAGATTTCCAGAACAAACTGCTGTCGGCCATGCGTTACGAGTTCGGTGGACACCTGGAAAAATCAAAGAAATAAGGAGAAATCATGAACGGGTTGCATTCAGATGCCCTTGTCTTCTTCGGTGCAACAGGCGACCTGGCCTACAAGAAAATCTTTCCGGCGCTGCATGCGATGTTGAAACCCGGCCACCTCAACGTGCCGGTCATCGGCGTGGCAAGGTCTGACTGGAACCTCGACCAACTCCGCGCCCGGGCTCGCGACAACATTGCGAAGAAAAGTTGTTGAAGACCAGCACCCCGGTCTATGACTATGAGCCGAATAACTGGGGCTCAGAGGAGATTGATCAGACAGTTTCACCTACCAGAGGCTGGCAAAACCCGACAGTTACAGGCTAGGCGCTGCCATAAAGATTCAAGTACTTGCCCTTGCCCAAATAAATGGTGGACCGACCCTATTAATTTCATTTCTTAGGGAGATGTCGAAATTCAAAGATTAATTGAGAGCAATATATAACGTTTATTTTGTTTAATGCAGACGTACGACCCTGTTTTATTTGAATTGAATTTATCGCGATTTAAGGTTGGATTCACATGTAGAATTTTGGCATGATCATGTAGTGCCTGTTCCCCGAACGGGCAGCATATTAGGTGTGATGGGGGTATCAGTCCATAGATGTTTTTCAAAGATATATACGTTCAAATCGACGTACAAATCTTGTCCTAAGCAGAACCTTAACAAACTCGAAAGCACACAACTGGAAAAAAATAAGCTCGTCCATTACTGAAGCCCTGACCCCTATTTAGCCTTAACACTACTTATCTCGATTATTGCACCGGACACGCTGTACCCTAAATCTGATTTGGGAGAAATCTTCGGGGTCTAACCTTGAAATAATCGATTTATGCAATATACTTTAGTTATGGCACGACCAATACGCATCGAATACCCTGGCGCTGTTTACTACATCACCAGCAGAGGTAATGCAAACCGACCTATCTTTAAAGATGAACAAGACCGGAAAGACTTTCTTGAATTGTTGGGTCTTTTGGTTGATCGTTTCAAATGGCGCTGTCACGCTTACTGCTTGATGAATAATCATTACCATCTTTTAATTGAAACACCAAAGGGCAATCTCTCGCAAGGAATGCGTCAATTAAATGGTATATACACTCAGAATTTTAATCGGAGGCATCGACGAGCGGGTCATGTCTTTCAGGGAAGGTTTAAGGGTATTCTAATCGACAAGAAAAATTATCTCCTTGATCTCGCCACCCACGTGGTCGTGAATCCAGTTCGCCTGAGAGTGGTGAAATCGCCCGGCAATTACAAATGGAGCAGTTACAAAGCAACCGCCGGTATTGTAAACGCACCTTCATTTTTAACTAACGAGTGGATACTCTCGCAGTTTGGAAAGCAATTGAAGACCGCACATGAGAAATACAAATCCCATGTTAAGCAGGCGATTAAAAAGCCTAAGCCGTGGGATAGAGTAAGAAGACAGATCCTTCTCGGGGATGAAAAATTCGTATCCGATTTTGAGCCTTACCTTGAGGGAGTAAAGAAAAAAGAGAAATTGACACAGAAAGAGAAAGTCGCAGAACGTCCCCCATTGAGGAAATTATTCGACAAAGTTGGTAGTAAGTCCAAGAACGCCAGGGACCGTGTTATACGAAATGCTCATTTGAGATATGGATATACACTAGCAGATATTGGTAAGGTTCTTGGACTACACTATAGTACAATCAGCAAGATAGTAAATGAAACAAAATAACCATTTATTTCCCAACATAAACGAAAAAATCTTAATTGTTAAGGTGCAATGTTACCGTGTGGATAAGCCCAATCATCGCAAGCCCCGGCCCCATAACATTAAGTGACTTAACCCTGCTTTAGTAAAAATGCAGTCTCTGCGAAATTTAACTCTCTCGCAACATTCTGCAACCACTTATCATTTTTGGGCTCAGATAAAATGCAGACTCCTGCGGGATTTCCTGAGAACAGTTTGTCTGTAAACGCATTAACCTGAAAAATAGGCAAGACCATTTCAATTCATCTACTAACATGAAAAGGAAAACATAAATACTCAATTGATTTGGACGGTTCGGGATTTAGTTTTCAAAACCTTAATCGCATCCTGAATCCCGGCTAGTGTGAGAGGATACATTCGGTTCTCCATAAACTCCCTTAGCATTTGAATAGATTGCGTATATCTCCAATAGTCCACCGGGACAGGGTTTAGCCAGACCATGTGGGGATATTGATTTTTAAGCCTTGTCAACCAGGTAACGCCGGCCTCATCATTGTTATGCTCAACGCTTCCATTTGTATACATTAACTCATATGGCGACATGGATGCATCCCCTACCAAAATGACTTTATAATCACTGTTGTATTTATGCAGAACCTCAAAGGTGGGGATTCTCTCATCCCAGCGCCTGGCATTATCTCTCCAGACAGATTCATATAAACAATTATGAAAATAGAAATACTCCAGGTGCTTGAATTCGTATTTTGCTGCTGAGAACAGCTGTGCGCAAATCTCAATGTGATCATCCATTGAACCGCCGACATCGAGAAATAATAAAACCTTTACATTGTTCTTTCGGGATGGGATCATCTCCAATTCAAGCACACCTGCATTTTTAGAAGTTTTTTCAATGGTTTTATCCAGATCAAGCTCCTCTTCCCTGCCCTCCCGTGTGAGTAAACGCAATTTTTTTAGAGCCATCTTCATATTTCGCGTACTGAGCTCAACGCTGTCATCGAGGTTTTTGAACTCTCTTTTATCCCAAACCTTCACTGCACGACGGTTCCTGCTTTCAGTCTGTCCGATTCTGATGCCTTCGGGGTTATATCCATAAGCCCCAAAAGGAGACGTCCCACCCGTTCCAATCCATTTGCTCCCGCCTGCATGCCTCTTTTTCTGCTCGTTCATAAGCTCCTTAAGACGCTCCATCAATTTATCCAACCCACCCATTGCTTTGATCAATGCCATGTCTTCCTCGGTCAATATCCTCTCCATACCCCTTCTAAGCCATTCTTCGGGGATCTTCATAAATTGCTCGTTGTCAATGGTCTCTATTCCCCGGAAATACCTTCCGAATAGTACATCGAAACGATCTATATGCTGTTCGTGTTTGATTAAGACAGAACGACTTAGGTAATAAAAGTCATCTACGTTATATTCCGCTATTTCCCGCCCTAGGGCTTCGAGCAGGGTTAGGTATTCATTTATTGTAACCGGCAAGCCGTCGTTCTTCAGCAGTAGGAAAAAGTCTAAAAACATAATCTTAAACCAATAGATCTCCTCAGGTTATTACAGACTCTCTGCTGACATTTCTTGTACGTTCGCTTCACCGAGTATAGTCTTCGGGAACTAATCGACTTCCCATTATCTGCCATTGCGAACACATTCGATTTACTCAGTGCTGGCTCCGTGAAGCAATCTCCTTTTTGGGATTGCTTCGTCCCCTTCGATGCAACTCAGGGTTCCGCCTAATGACACTTACTAATTCCTAACAATATTGATGATGCAACGTAACCCCACAGACGGAGTTGCATTCGAATCCGATTCTCCAAATCAAATCTACCTTCTAAACCGATATTTTAAACCTTCAACAAGTTCATGATCTTTCTCATTCTTGAGTAGGGAACCGGAATAGGGTGGCCTTTCCTTGGTTAGATCAATAGATGACAACTCCTTTGATGTAATTTTCCCGAAGATTAGTAACTTCAACCAGTCAATCAGTTCACTTGTGGATGGCCTTTTCTTTAATCCTGGGATTTCTCTCATGTCATAAAAAAGCTTTAGGGCGCTATCGATCAATTTATTTTCGAGACCGGGATAATGAACATTTACTATAGCTGTTAAAGTTTCTTTGTCTGGAAAACTAATATAATGGAAAAAGCACCTCCTTAGAAAAGCATCGGGAAGTTCCTTTTCATTATTCGACGTTATTACAATAATAGGCCGGTGCGTGGCTACTACCGTGAGTTGCAATTCATAACAATAAAATTCCATCCTGTCCAGCTCTAAAAGCAAATCATTTGGAAATTCTATGTCCGCCTTATCAATCTCATCAATCAATAAGACCACCTGGTCCTCGGCTTCAAACGCCTCCCAAAGTTTTCCCTTCTTTATATAGTTGGCGATGTATTCTACTCCCTCGTAACCCAATTGCGAGTCTCGCAGCCTCGATACAGCGTCATATTCATAAAGGCCCTGCTGGGCGGTTGAAGTCGATTTTATATGCCATGTAATGAGATTCTTATTTAATGACTTTGCAATCTCAAACGCTAAAAGTGTCTTGCCCGTACCCGGCTCACCCTTGATTAATAACGGTCTCTGCAGTGTTATAGCAGCATTCACCGCCAAATCCAATTCCCTGGTTGAAATGTATGTATCAGTACCCTGAAATTTCATCTAAGCGCAATCCTCTTTGTTTTAGAAGTATTTTTTCAATAAAACCGACATGAATATTTTTGAAAAGATAAATTATACTTCGGATATAACTATAATCAAACATCGGACTCTGATCATGTCGGGAATATAGACGCAAAATTTTGCGTCTCTACAATAAAAAAGAGAAACATCCATCGATTAACCCTTCGACCTTGCACAGGGTCGGGATGCACGGGTAAAAACGCTAAACCCAACACGATAGGCGGGACATTCTTGTCCCGCATTCTAATGGAATAATTTTCTCCAGATCCGGGGTTGGAAAACCCCGGCCCATCCTTCGACAGAGCTCAGGATGCACGGATTATTTGAATCGTTCACACTGAGCCTGTCAAATCAAAAGGGACGGTGCTCCTAAGGGGCGCTACATTAACGTAGGAGCGGTTTCCAGCCGCGAAATTAATCGCACGAGGGATGGTGCTCCTACATAATTAGTATTCACTAGAACGACAAGGTAGGAGCAGCTTCTAGCTGCGATTATTTATCCAAAAGCATAGATATAGTCTGTGAGATTATCCTTTGGACCTCGGTTTTATGTTCCTCACTCGAATACTTTTGCCGTGGCCAGAAAAAACCTTTTAATCCGTCACCCTTATTTCGGGGAACAATGTGAACGTGAAGGTGGGGGATGCTTTGGCTTACACGATTATTCATGGCTATGAATGTACCCTGAGATTCCATGGCTTGCTGAACTGCTTTAGAGACTAGCTGTAGATTAGAAAAAAATGCTTGAATCAAATCATTTGGAAGGTCAGCGATCGTGATGTAATGCTTTTTGGGCATGAGAAGAACATGTCCGGGGAAAAGGGGTCTGTGGTCAAGGATACCAATAGAGATTCTATCTTCAAAAACCCTGTAGGCCTCAAGCTCTTCCTTTGTAATTTTACAAAACTTACATTTTTCAGAAAATATGAGAGAATATTCTGGTTCATTT is a genomic window containing:
- the gnd gene encoding decarboxylating 6-phosphogluconate dehydrogenase → MQLGMIGLGRMGGNMVRRLLKGGHRCVVFDRGPKAVKELGQEGAVGTSSLQDLVRKLEKPRAVWLMIPAAVVDNAIGDLLPRLEEGDILIDGGNSYYVDDIRRAKKLAPKGIHYVDVGTSGGVWGLERGYCMMIGGEQEVVKHLDSIFATLAPGLGDIPRTPGREKVGGTAEQGYLHCGPNGAGHFVKMVHNGIEYGIMAAYAEGLGILRAANVGKQKHEIDAETTPLRDPEHYQYDLNLPDVAEVWRRGSVIASWLLDLTATALLQDPDLSGFAGRVSDSGEGRWTIKAAIDEAVPVPVLATALYERFSSRGEADFQNKLLSAMRYEFGGHLEKSKK
- a CDS encoding HIT family protein, whose amino-acid sequence is MKRNEPEYSLIFSEKCKFCKITKEELEAYRVFEDRISIGILDHRPLFPGHVLLMPKKHYITIADLPNDLIQAFFSNLQLVSKAVQQAMESQGTFIAMNNRVSQSIPHLHVHIVPRNKGDGLKGFFWPRQKYSSEEHKTEVQRIISQTISMLLDK
- a CDS encoding VWA domain-containing protein, yielding MFLDFFLLLKNDGLPVTINEYLTLLEALGREIAEYNVDDFYYLSRSVLIKHEQHIDRFDVLFGRYFRGIETIDNEQFMKIPEEWLRRGMERILTEEDMALIKAMGGLDKLMERLKELMNEQKKRHAGGSKWIGTGGTSPFGAYGYNPEGIRIGQTESRNRRAVKVWDKREFKNLDDSVELSTRNMKMALKKLRLLTREGREEELDLDKTIEKTSKNAGVLELEMIPSRKNNVKVLLFLDVGGSMDDHIEICAQLFSAAKYEFKHLEYFYFHNCLYESVWRDNARRWDERIPTFEVLHKYNSDYKVILVGDASMSPYELMYTNGSVEHNNDEAGVTWLTRLKNQYPHMVWLNPVPVDYWRYTQSIQMLREFMENRMYPLTLAGIQDAIKVLKTKSRTVQIN
- a CDS encoding PhzF family phenazine biosynthesis protein codes for the protein MVLPIFQVNAFTDKLFSGNPAGVCILSEPKNDKWLQNVARELNFAETAFLLKQG
- a CDS encoding transposase; translation: MQYTLVMARPIRIEYPGAVYYITSRGNANRPIFKDEQDRKDFLELLGLLVDRFKWRCHAYCLMNNHYHLLIETPKGNLSQGMRQLNGIYTQNFNRRHRRAGHVFQGRFKGILIDKKNYLLDLATHVVVNPVRLRVVKSPGNYKWSSYKATAGIVNAPSFLTNEWILSQFGKQLKTAHEKYKSHVKQAIKKPKPWDRVRRQILLGDEKFVSDFEPYLEGVKKKEKLTQKEKVAERPPLRKLFDKVGSKSKNARDRVIRNAHLRYGYTLADIGKVLGLHYSTISKIVNETK
- a CDS encoding MoxR family ATPase, with protein sequence MKFQGTDTYISTRELDLAVNAAITLQRPLLIKGEPGTGKTLLAFEIAKSLNKNLITWHIKSTSTAQQGLYEYDAVSRLRDSQLGYEGVEYIANYIKKGKLWEAFEAEDQVVLLIDEIDKADIEFPNDLLLELDRMEFYCYELQLTVVATHRPIIVITSNNEKELPDAFLRRCFFHYISFPDKETLTAIVNVHYPGLENKLIDSALKLFYDMREIPGLKKRPSTSELIDWLKLLIFGKITSKELSSIDLTKERPPYSGSLLKNEKDHELVEGLKYRFRR